From a single Kitasatospora sp. NBC_00458 genomic region:
- a CDS encoding MFS transporter, with protein sequence MSTSATVPPHAPSDGPSRRPSYRAVLGVPYARRTFAAALLGRLSYGMVPLALLLAVRDTTGSFSAAGAAMALFALTSVLLSPARAGLVDRHGPRRTLPPMAGLYAVLLLATAAATARPGAGPLTLGALVAAAGACTPPLGPVMRTLWRGLLPDPALLRRAYSLDGVAEELLFVTGPLLVGLLLPVTGPAGAVAVGAGLVLTGTLLLVATPAARAVPVAAAAPAPGEPVAAGEAAGGDGPRGGRGLLRRAVLAAAATGLALGALDLMVVAFAEERGRPEAVGWVLAALSAGSAVGGLALGALDRPLPNTARLPLLTAGLGVVLAAAGFAPNLPLLGAAAALAGLFVSPTVTTAYLVADEAVAPEARTRAGAWVNTAFNAGSAGGAATVGLAVGQLPLSLCFVLAAAPALAAAPLLSGALFRGAFRVLPVRVRDFGGGRPLRKSDSGTGPAL encoded by the coding sequence GTGTCCACCTCCGCCACCGTGCCCCCGCACGCCCCGTCCGACGGCCCTTCCCGCCGTCCCTCCTACCGCGCCGTGCTCGGCGTCCCGTACGCCCGCCGCACCTTCGCCGCCGCCCTGCTCGGCCGGCTCTCCTACGGGATGGTCCCGCTGGCGCTGCTGCTCGCCGTCCGCGACACCACCGGCTCCTTCTCCGCGGCCGGTGCGGCCATGGCCCTGTTCGCCCTGACCAGCGTCCTCCTCTCGCCCGCCCGTGCCGGCCTGGTCGACCGCCACGGTCCCCGTCGCACCCTGCCGCCGATGGCCGGGCTGTACGCGGTGCTGCTCCTCGCCACGGCCGCCGCCACCGCGCGGCCGGGGGCGGGCCCGCTGACCCTCGGGGCGCTGGTGGCCGCCGCCGGCGCCTGCACCCCGCCGCTCGGTCCGGTCATGCGGACGCTCTGGCGCGGGCTGCTGCCCGACCCGGCGCTCCTCCGCCGCGCCTACAGCCTGGACGGCGTCGCGGAGGAACTGCTCTTCGTCACCGGCCCGCTGCTGGTCGGCCTGCTCCTCCCGGTCACCGGCCCGGCGGGCGCCGTGGCGGTGGGGGCGGGGCTGGTCCTCACCGGAACGCTGCTGCTGGTCGCCACTCCGGCCGCTCGGGCCGTACCGGTGGCGGCGGCCGCGCCCGCTCCCGGGGAGCCGGTGGCCGCCGGTGAGGCGGCCGGAGGAGACGGCCCCCGGGGCGGCCGGGGACTGCTGCGCCGCGCGGTGCTCGCGGCGGCGGCGACCGGCCTCGCGCTCGGGGCACTCGACCTGATGGTGGTCGCCTTCGCCGAGGAGCGGGGCCGCCCGGAGGCGGTCGGGTGGGTGCTGGCCGCGCTCTCGGCGGGCAGCGCCGTCGGCGGTCTCGCGCTCGGCGCACTCGACCGGCCGCTGCCGAACACCGCCCGGCTGCCGCTGCTGACCGCGGGCCTCGGGGTGGTGCTCGCCGCGGCCGGGTTCGCACCGAACCTTCCCCTGCTGGGCGCCGCCGCCGCGCTCGCCGGGCTCTTCGTCTCACCCACCGTCACCACGGCCTACCTGGTGGCGGACGAGGCCGTCGCACCCGAGGCCCGCACCCGGGCCGGTGCCTGGGTGAACACCGCGTTCAACGCGGGGTCGGCCGGTGGCGCCGCCACCGTCGGCCTGGCGGTCGGTCAGCTGCCGCTCTCCCTCTGCTTCGTGCTGGCCGCGGCCCCGGCGCTCGCCGCCGCGCCGCTGCTCTCCGGGGCGCTGTTCCGTGGAGCGTTCCGGGTGCTGCCCGTTCGTGTGCGCGACTTTGGTGGCGGACGGCCGCTCCGAAAGTCGGATTCGGGCACCGGACCGGCGCTCTAG
- a CDS encoding D-alanyl-D-alanine carboxypeptidase family protein gives MAAGAVAALVLAAGSSAVAPAAFAAPATAPAAATPTPSARATATRTTSPATTAPATTARATAAPSAAAPDRTSPATAPPVAPTAPASPTAPTAPVPGGAATPAASGAARAAGAGTAQDATAVVGGERLSRTAVQVAPRSGAPALPAELTGRSWLIADAATGEVLAARNAHLPLPPASTLKMLFADTVLPRFDRSLEHRVAPAELAELGAGSSLVGIKENLPYRVEDLWRGVFLASGNDAVHVLAHMNGGIARTVTQMQDRALALQARDTRVVSPDGYDQEGQVSSAYDLTLFARAGLRLPDFRAYCSTRTARFPGGVDRTTGLRGSFDIANTDRLLGRYPGLIGVKNGYTTNAGATFTGAAERGGRTLLVTVMHPEQQSKVYDEAAALLDWGFAAAGKVEPVGYLVEEAGASAPAEAPGDPGAAEAPAAGVLPQAIRQADHALGPAGWTAVTLCGALALWAAARVRSRRRLHARPVAGPAGTAPALPPVPAPVPAAFTGHPGYDRWTALPGPDTARGPVVPYPPGTPARPATAPLVPPLVAAPGRPARTGATAVGARATGATAVGGRGRRRLARRARGLAVSARARLAPARGRR, from the coding sequence GTGGCAGCGGGCGCCGTCGCCGCGCTGGTCCTCGCCGCCGGATCGTCGGCCGTGGCGCCCGCGGCCTTCGCGGCGCCCGCGACGGCACCCGCCGCGGCGACGCCCACCCCGTCGGCGCGCGCCACCGCGACGCGCACGACGTCGCCCGCCACGACGGCGCCCGCCACGACCGCGCGCGCCACCGCGGCGCCCTCCGCGGCGGCGCCCGACAGGACGTCACCCGCGACGGCACCGCCCGTCGCCCCGACCGCGCCCGCGTCACCCACCGCCCCGACCGCCCCGGTCCCCGGCGGCGCCGCCACCCCCGCCGCCTCCGGCGCGGCCCGGGCCGCCGGAGCCGGTACCGCGCAGGACGCGACGGCCGTGGTCGGCGGCGAGCGGCTGAGCCGCACCGCCGTCCAGGTCGCCCCGCGCAGCGGCGCGCCCGCGCTGCCCGCCGAGCTGACCGGGCGGTCCTGGCTGATCGCCGACGCGGCCACCGGCGAGGTGCTCGCCGCCCGCAACGCGCACCTGCCGCTGCCGCCCGCCAGCACGCTCAAGATGCTCTTCGCCGACACCGTGCTGCCCAGGTTCGACCGTTCCCTGGAGCACCGGGTCGCGCCGGCCGAGCTGGCGGAGCTCGGTGCGGGCAGCAGCCTGGTCGGGATCAAGGAGAACCTGCCGTACCGGGTCGAGGACCTCTGGCGGGGCGTCTTCCTCGCCTCCGGCAACGACGCCGTCCACGTGCTCGCCCACATGAACGGCGGAATCGCCAGGACCGTCACCCAGATGCAGGACCGGGCCCTGGCCCTCCAGGCCCGCGACACCCGGGTGGTCTCGCCGGACGGCTACGACCAGGAGGGGCAGGTCTCCTCGGCGTACGACCTCACGCTCTTCGCCCGGGCCGGGCTGCGCCTTCCCGACTTCCGCGCGTACTGCTCGACCCGCACCGCCCGCTTCCCCGGCGGGGTCGACAGGACGACCGGCCTGCGCGGCTCCTTCGACATCGCCAACACCGACCGGCTGCTCGGCAGGTACCCGGGTCTGATCGGGGTGAAGAACGGCTACACCACCAACGCCGGTGCCACCTTCACCGGTGCCGCCGAACGCGGCGGGCGGACCCTGCTCGTGACGGTGATGCACCCGGAGCAGCAGAGCAAGGTGTACGACGAGGCGGCGGCCCTGCTGGACTGGGGGTTCGCGGCGGCGGGCAAGGTCGAGCCGGTCGGGTACCTCGTCGAGGAGGCGGGGGCCTCCGCCCCCGCCGAGGCCCCCGGCGACCCCGGCGCGGCCGAGGCACCGGCCGCCGGTGTGCTGCCGCAGGCCATCCGGCAGGCCGACCACGCGCTGGGCCCGGCCGGGTGGACGGCGGTCACGCTGTGCGGGGCGCTGGCGCTCTGGGCGGCGGCACGGGTCCGGTCCCGGCGGCGGCTGCACGCGAGGCCCGTCGCGGGTCCGGCGGGCACGGCCCCCGCCCTGCCCCCGGTCCCGGCCCCGGTCCCGGCGGCGTTCACCGGGCACCCCGGGTACGACCGGTGGACGGCGCTCCCCGGCCCGGACACGGCCCGCGGCCCCGTCGTCCCCTACCCCCCGGGCACGCCCGCCCGCCCCGCCACCGCTCCACTGGTCCCTCCCCTCGTCGCCGCGCCCGGCCGCCCGGCCCGCACGGGTGCCACGGCGGTGGGCGCGCGGGCGACCGGCGCGACGGCGGTCGGCGGCCGCGGGCGTCGCCGGCTCGCCCGCCGGGCCCGGGGGCTGGCGGTGTCGGCCAGGGCCCGGCTCGCCCCGGCCCGCGGCCGGCGGTAG
- a CDS encoding alkyl/aryl-sulfatase: MTDLPFDDTTDFENADRGFLGALSPGVVKAADGRVVWDGDAYDFLRADCPDTVHPSLWRQSRLTARQGLYEVTDRVYQVRGLDLSNMTLVEGERGVVVIDPLISAETAAAALALYRTHRGDRPVTGLVYTHSHGDHFGGARGVLPHGTEDGVPVIAPAGFLEHAVSENVYAGNAMLRRAGYMYGDHLPRGPEGQVGIGLGSATSTGTITLIPPTVDITRTGQEETVDGVRIVFQLTPGTEAPAEMNFLFPELRALCLAENATHNLHNILTLRGAVVRDARIWARYLDEAIEYFHGRYDVAFASHHWPTWGHDEVVLFLSRQRDLYAYLHDQTLRRLNDGLTGPEIAEELRLPPDLERSWHARGYYGSLSHNVKAVYQRYLGWYDGNPAHLWEHPPVELAKRYVEAVGGAAVALAKARGYAEAGDLRFAATLLNHVVFAEPDDTAAKEELAAVYTVLGRGAENGTWRNFYLTAALELREGTGRAPFDTSNPEMLSALTVEMLIDSVALRIDGPRAWDERLTVDLVLTDEQRRYRLTLQNGVLTHRAAPLDRAPRTPAGLTLTLTRPQLLGVLAGGSPDGIAAEGDPALIGRLLGLTTRPDPGFPIVTP, encoded by the coding sequence ATGACCGACCTGCCCTTCGACGACACCACCGACTTCGAGAACGCCGACCGGGGCTTCCTCGGCGCCCTGTCCCCGGGCGTGGTCAAGGCCGCCGACGGCCGCGTGGTCTGGGACGGCGACGCCTACGACTTCCTCCGGGCCGACTGCCCGGACACCGTCCACCCGAGCCTCTGGCGGCAGTCCCGGCTGACCGCCCGGCAGGGGCTGTACGAGGTCACCGACCGGGTCTACCAGGTGCGCGGCCTGGACCTCTCCAACATGACGCTGGTCGAGGGCGAGCGCGGCGTCGTCGTGATCGACCCGCTGATCTCCGCCGAGACGGCCGCCGCCGCCCTCGCGCTCTACCGCACGCACCGCGGCGACCGCCCGGTCACCGGCCTGGTCTACACCCACTCGCACGGCGACCACTTCGGCGGTGCGCGCGGGGTCCTGCCGCACGGCACCGAGGACGGCGTGCCGGTCATCGCGCCGGCCGGCTTCCTGGAGCACGCGGTCAGCGAGAACGTCTACGCGGGCAACGCGATGCTCCGCCGGGCCGGCTACATGTACGGCGACCACCTGCCGCGCGGCCCGGAGGGGCAGGTCGGCATCGGCCTCGGCTCGGCGACGTCCACGGGCACCATCACGCTCATCCCGCCGACCGTGGACATCACCCGGACCGGCCAGGAGGAGACCGTCGACGGCGTGCGGATCGTCTTCCAGCTCACCCCCGGCACCGAGGCGCCGGCCGAGATGAACTTCCTCTTCCCCGAACTGCGCGCGCTCTGCCTGGCCGAGAACGCCACCCACAACCTGCACAACATCCTGACGCTGCGCGGCGCCGTGGTCCGCGACGCCCGGATCTGGGCGCGGTACCTGGACGAGGCGATCGAGTACTTCCACGGGCGGTACGACGTCGCCTTCGCCTCCCACCACTGGCCCACCTGGGGCCACGACGAGGTGGTCCTCTTCCTCTCCCGGCAGCGCGACCTCTACGCCTACCTGCACGACCAGACGCTGCGCCGGCTCAACGACGGCCTGACCGGCCCGGAGATCGCCGAGGAGCTCCGGCTGCCGCCCGACCTGGAGCGCAGCTGGCACGCCCGCGGCTACTACGGCTCGCTCAGCCACAACGTGAAGGCGGTCTACCAGCGCTACCTGGGCTGGTACGACGGCAACCCGGCGCACCTGTGGGAGCACCCGCCGGTCGAACTGGCCAAGCGGTACGTCGAGGCGGTGGGCGGCGCGGCCGTCGCGCTCGCCAAGGCCCGCGGCTACGCCGAGGCCGGGGACCTCCGGTTCGCGGCCACGCTGCTCAACCACGTGGTCTTCGCCGAGCCGGACGACACCGCCGCCAAGGAGGAGCTGGCGGCCGTCTACACCGTGCTCGGGCGCGGCGCGGAGAACGGCACCTGGCGGAACTTCTACCTCACGGCCGCGCTCGAACTGCGCGAGGGGACCGGCCGCGCGCCGTTCGACACGAGCAATCCCGAGATGCTGTCAGCGCTCACCGTGGAGATGCTCATCGACTCGGTGGCCCTGCGGATCGACGGCCCGCGCGCCTGGGACGAGCGGCTGACCGTGGACCTGGTGCTCACCGACGAACAGCGCCGGTACCGGCTGACCCTGCAGAACGGCGTGCTCACCCACCGCGCCGCGCCGCTCGACCGGGCGCCGAGGACGCCCGCCGGACTCACCCTCACCCTCACCAGGCCGCAGTTGCTCGGTGTGCTGGCGGGCGGGAGCCCGGACGGGATCGCCGCCGAGGGCGACCCGGCGCTGATCGGCCGGCTGCTCGGGCTGACCACCAGGCCGGACCCGGGGTTCCCGATCGTCACGCCCTGA
- a CDS encoding PPOX class F420-dependent oxidoreductase codes for MVRLSSGSYLLVTTYKKDGTTVPTPVWVVRDGEALGVWTVTDSWKVKRIRNRADVLVGSCDVRGNPTGEQYPATAEILGPERTAAYRTLLRQKYGLLGVVTVLGSRLRRGDRGTTGIRITIAD; via the coding sequence CTGGTCCGGCTCTCCTCCGGGAGCTACCTCCTGGTCACCACGTACAAGAAGGACGGCACCACCGTGCCGACCCCGGTCTGGGTGGTGCGGGACGGCGAGGCGCTCGGCGTCTGGACGGTCACGGACTCCTGGAAGGTCAAGCGGATCCGCAACCGCGCCGACGTTCTGGTCGGCTCCTGCGACGTGCGCGGCAACCCGACCGGTGAGCAGTACCCGGCCACCGCCGAGATCCTCGGCCCCGAGCGCACCGCCGCCTACCGGACGCTGCTGCGGCAGAAGTACGGCCTGCTCGGTGTCGTCACCGTGCTGGGGAGCCGGCTGCGGCGCGGCGACCGCGGGACGACGGGCATCCGGATCACGATCGCCGACTGA
- a CDS encoding amidohydrolase yields the protein MLCSRLTNATIVTMDPDHPVARDLGIWRGRIVGLDEAVTSLPAREVVDLQGATVLPGFIDAHVHLAWTGLKQVAPSVAPCERAEEVLAVVAGAASRTGAPGDWVDVMGYDQRALGRHLTAAELDTVSHGRKVFLMHDSGHGCVVNSAVLDLLPAGVRHQDGFLAEGAMTAARRHRLPYAQAEIADAVARAARTCLAEGVTAVAEAGIGGGLLGHSPVELGAYQLLRDQGRLPLRVQLMAAGDTLRPRDAHREDGLPRALDLGMRTGFGDDWLSLGALKIYTDGGMMARTAALTAPYEGTHETGRLQDDPGLLAQLVVDGHLAGWQLAVHAIGDRAVDLALDALERAQRLRPRPDARHRIEHAGLVRPDQLPRFARLGVSAVVQPTFLHAFGDDYADVMGAERAAWMYRGRGFLDHGVTLVGSSDRPVADGAPLRAVQFMVERASGSGRAVGPAEAVTVEEALHAYTVAGAYACRWEESVGSLTPGKRADLVVLGDDPRRVEPSRIGGIDVVATFVDGREATGAGRL from the coding sequence GTGCTGTGTTCGAGGTTGACGAACGCCACCATCGTGACCATGGACCCGGACCACCCGGTCGCCCGCGACCTGGGCATCTGGCGGGGCCGGATCGTCGGCCTGGACGAGGCCGTGACCTCGCTGCCCGCCCGCGAGGTCGTCGACCTCCAGGGCGCCACCGTGCTCCCCGGGTTCATCGACGCCCACGTCCACCTGGCGTGGACCGGGCTGAAGCAGGTCGCCCCGAGCGTCGCCCCGTGCGAGCGGGCCGAGGAGGTGCTCGCGGTCGTCGCCGGAGCGGCCTCGCGCACGGGCGCGCCCGGCGACTGGGTCGACGTCATGGGCTACGACCAGCGGGCCCTGGGCCGCCACCTGACCGCCGCCGAACTGGACACCGTCAGCCACGGGCGCAAGGTGTTCCTGATGCACGACTCGGGCCACGGATGCGTCGTCAACAGCGCGGTCCTGGACCTCCTCCCCGCCGGCGTGCGGCACCAGGACGGCTTCCTGGCCGAGGGCGCCATGACCGCGGCGAGGCGGCACCGGCTGCCCTACGCCCAGGCCGAGATCGCCGACGCCGTCGCGAGGGCGGCCCGGACCTGCCTCGCCGAAGGCGTCACCGCCGTCGCCGAGGCGGGCATCGGCGGCGGCCTGCTCGGCCACAGTCCGGTCGAACTGGGCGCCTACCAGCTGCTGCGCGACCAGGGGAGGCTGCCCCTGCGGGTGCAGCTCATGGCCGCCGGCGACACGCTGCGCCCGCGCGACGCCCACCGGGAGGACGGCCTGCCGCGCGCCCTGGACCTGGGCATGCGCACCGGCTTCGGCGACGACTGGCTCTCGCTCGGCGCGCTCAAGATCTACACCGACGGCGGCATGATGGCCCGCACCGCCGCACTCACCGCCCCGTACGAGGGCACCCACGAGACGGGTCGGTTGCAGGACGACCCCGGACTCCTGGCGCAGCTCGTGGTGGACGGCCACCTCGCCGGCTGGCAGCTCGCCGTCCACGCCATCGGCGACCGCGCCGTCGACCTCGCGCTCGACGCACTGGAGCGGGCGCAGCGGCTGCGGCCCCGGCCGGACGCCCGCCACCGGATCGAGCACGCCGGGCTGGTCCGCCCCGACCAGCTCCCGCGGTTCGCGCGGCTCGGCGTCAGCGCGGTCGTCCAGCCGACCTTCCTGCACGCCTTCGGCGACGACTACGCGGACGTGATGGGCGCGGAGCGGGCGGCCTGGATGTACCGGGGCCGGGGGTTCCTGGACCACGGGGTGACGCTCGTCGGCAGTTCGGACCGGCCCGTCGCGGACGGGGCGCCGCTGCGGGCCGTCCAGTTCATGGTCGAGCGCGCCTCCGGCTCCGGCCGGGCCGTCGGCCCGGCCGAGGCGGTCACCGTGGAGGAGGCGCTCCACGCCTACACGGTCGCCGGGGCGTACGCCTGCCGGTGGGAGGAGAGCGTAGGCAGCCTCACCCCGGGGAAGCGCGCCGATCTGGTCGTGCTGGGGGACGACCCGCGGCGCGTCGAGCCCTCCCGGATCGGCGGCATCGACGTGGTGGCGACCTTCGTCGACGGGCGGGAGGCGACGGGGGCGGGGCGGCTGTGA
- a CDS encoding alpha/beta fold hydrolase gives MTGAAPGSPAGPGSPFARFGLPGAPGGEEFWATAAPLSVPSGDGGWVALFRWRGGPAVVEFESWSEPVPLVRWRDTDCWYAEVRMPPRLRVTYRFRTGDGSYADPLNPVGAGGERSIAATPDAPPQPHWPAVGADDVLPLPRTRVRWTGGRLGGRRTVRVHPVAGGGPVVLLLDGDDWLHLHPAVTAFDAAAAAGGMPPVTLVFVPARDRAAEFGCRPELWEAVRDELLPLVAATGVPADPGRLVVAGQSLGGLSAVYAALEFPELVSRVACQSGSFWWTPEAAGLPDPLGGPVGGAIAARLRERPAPAGLRIAFDLGEHETRMRPHCELVESLAGKAGATVRSSRSASDHDRAGWRQALLRDVAWALA, from the coding sequence ATGACCGGCGCGGCTCCCGGCTCCCCCGCCGGCCCGGGGAGTCCCTTCGCCCGGTTCGGCCTGCCCGGCGCACCCGGCGGCGAGGAGTTCTGGGCGACGGCGGCTCCCCTCTCCGTGCCCTCCGGCGACGGCGGTTGGGTCGCCCTGTTCCGGTGGCGCGGCGGCCCGGCGGTCGTCGAGTTCGAGAGCTGGTCGGAGCCGGTTCCGCTGGTCCGGTGGCGCGACACGGACTGCTGGTACGCCGAGGTGCGCATGCCCCCGCGGCTCCGGGTGACCTACCGGTTCCGCACGGGTGACGGCTCGTACGCCGACCCGCTCAACCCCGTCGGGGCCGGGGGCGAGCGCTCGATCGCCGCCACCCCGGACGCCCCGCCCCAGCCGCACTGGCCGGCCGTCGGCGCCGACGACGTGCTGCCGCTGCCGCGCACCCGGGTCCGCTGGACCGGCGGGCGACTCGGCGGACGCCGCACCGTACGGGTCCACCCGGTGGCGGGCGGCGGGCCGGTGGTCCTGCTGCTCGACGGCGACGACTGGCTGCACCTGCACCCGGCGGTGACCGCGTTCGACGCGGCGGCGGCGGCCGGTGGGATGCCCCCGGTCACGCTGGTCTTCGTGCCCGCCAGGGACCGGGCCGCCGAGTTCGGGTGCCGGCCGGAGCTGTGGGAGGCGGTGCGGGACGAGCTGCTCCCGCTGGTCGCGGCCACCGGGGTACCGGCGGACCCCGGCCGGCTGGTGGTCGCCGGCCAGAGCCTCGGCGGGCTGAGCGCGGTGTACGCGGCGCTGGAGTTCCCGGAGCTGGTGTCCCGCGTCGCCTGCCAGTCGGGGTCGTTCTGGTGGACGCCGGAGGCCGCGGGCCTGCCGGACCCGCTGGGCGGCCCGGTCGGCGGCGCGATCGCCGCGCGGCTGCGGGAGCGGCCCGCCCCGGCGGGGCTGCGGATCGCCTTCGACCTCGGGGAGCACGAGACGCGGATGCGTCCGCACTGCGAGCTGGTCGAGTCCCTCGCCGGGAAGGCCGGTGCGACCGTGCGGAGTTCGAGGTCGGCGTCGGACCACGACCGGGCGGGCTGGCGGCAGGCGCTGCTCAGGGACGTCGCCTGGGCGCTGGCCTGA
- a CDS encoding ABC transporter ATP-binding protein → MTTPDPQRSRRPGSDILRTAVRRNTGAMAWGTVLMGLYQAGETAFPIALGLIVEHTMRERSPGALALSVAALAAIMTTVSLSWRFGMRILQKANTTEAHRWRVRVAACGLQPVARDTGLKSGEVLTIATEDADQTADIVEVVPMLISSTVAVLVAAVALGTANPWLGLLVMAGTVAILSVLSVMSRRIGSSTKEQQARVARAGAKVADLITGLRPLHGFGGNHAAFRSYRKVSTEAREQAVTVARVNGAYAGAALALNATLAASVTLTAGWLAFDGQIGIGALVMAVGLAQFIMEPLRLFSDMPKYVMTARASAERMALVLSAPQAAAPGPESPAPGGDVEVDCVRYGSLQGLKFHVPAGEFTAIAAYQPRVAADLASVFAVSVPPDSYGGVVRVGGRPFAELSVESLRERILVNPYDAEIFAGTLRSNIDPSGTSPLVPEAVEASMLTDVVALHRQGLDYEVRDRGSNLSGGQRQRLSLARALAADTDVLVLRDPTTAVDAVTEQLVARNIAKLRRGRTTVVITSSPALLDAADRVLVLDGGVVTAEGTHRGLLDTDPAYGLAVTR, encoded by the coding sequence ATGACAACTCCTGACCCCCAGCGATCCCGCCGCCCGGGATCCGACATCCTGCGGACGGCCGTCCGCCGCAACACCGGCGCCATGGCCTGGGGCACCGTCCTCATGGGCCTCTACCAGGCCGGCGAGACCGCCTTCCCGATCGCGCTCGGCCTGATCGTCGAGCACACCATGCGGGAGCGGAGCCCGGGAGCGCTCGCCCTGTCGGTCGCGGCCCTGGCCGCGATCATGACGACCGTGTCGCTGTCCTGGCGCTTCGGCATGCGCATCCTGCAGAAGGCCAACACCACCGAGGCCCACCGCTGGCGGGTGCGGGTCGCGGCCTGCGGCCTCCAGCCGGTGGCCCGGGACACCGGCCTCAAGTCCGGGGAGGTGCTCACCATCGCCACCGAGGACGCCGACCAGACCGCCGACATCGTCGAGGTGGTGCCGATGCTGATCAGCTCCACGGTCGCGGTGCTGGTCGCGGCGGTCGCGCTGGGCACGGCGAACCCGTGGCTCGGGCTGCTGGTCATGGCGGGGACCGTCGCCATCCTCTCGGTCCTGAGCGTGATGTCCCGGCGGATCGGCAGCAGCACCAAGGAGCAGCAGGCCCGGGTGGCCCGCGCGGGTGCGAAGGTCGCCGACCTGATCACCGGCCTGCGCCCGCTGCACGGCTTCGGCGGCAACCACGCGGCGTTCCGGTCCTACCGGAAGGTCAGCACGGAGGCCAGGGAGCAGGCGGTCACCGTGGCCCGGGTGAACGGCGCCTACGCGGGCGCCGCGCTGGCACTGAACGCCACCCTCGCGGCCTCGGTGACCCTGACGGCCGGCTGGCTGGCCTTCGACGGGCAGATCGGCATCGGGGCGCTCGTCATGGCCGTGGGCCTGGCGCAGTTCATCATGGAGCCGCTCAGGCTCTTCTCCGACATGCCGAAGTACGTGATGACGGCGCGCGCGTCGGCGGAGCGGATGGCCCTGGTGCTGTCCGCCCCGCAGGCGGCGGCCCCGGGGCCGGAGAGCCCGGCCCCGGGCGGGGACGTGGAGGTCGACTGCGTCCGGTACGGGTCGCTGCAGGGGCTGAAGTTCCATGTCCCGGCCGGTGAGTTCACGGCGATCGCGGCCTACCAGCCGCGGGTGGCGGCCGACCTCGCCTCGGTCTTCGCGGTGTCCGTCCCGCCGGACTCCTACGGGGGAGTGGTGCGGGTCGGCGGCCGTCCGTTCGCGGAGCTGTCGGTCGAGTCGCTCCGCGAGCGGATCCTGGTCAACCCCTACGACGCGGAGATCTTCGCCGGCACGCTCCGCTCGAACATCGACCCCTCGGGGACGAGCCCGCTGGTTCCCGAGGCGGTGGAGGCGTCCATGCTGACCGATGTCGTGGCCCTGCACCGGCAGGGACTCGACTACGAGGTCCGCGACCGCGGTTCGAACCTCTCCGGGGGCCAGCGCCAGCGGCTGTCGCTGGCCCGGGCGCTGGCCGCCGACACCGACGTGCTCGTCCTGCGGGACCCGACGACGGCCGTGGACGCCGTCACCGAGCAGCTCGTCGCGCGCAACATCGCGAAGCTGAGGCGGGGCCGCACCACCGTGGTGATCACCAGCAGTCCGGCCCTGCTGGACGCCGCGGACCGGGTGCTCGTCCTGGACGGCGGCGTGGTCACGGCGGAAGGCACCCACCGGGGGCTGTTGGACACCGACCCGGCGTACGGCCTCGCGGTGACGCGGTGA